AATGGCTAATGACTAAAGCATGGCCTCCGTTAATGATACAGTTCGATTCTATACAGTTCCACGTACACTTTCGGCTTGATTGGAAGCAATTTTATTGTGTTTTTTATAACAAAAAAAGCTGTCGTATTTTAAAAATTGAGGTTTTTTATTTTTATAATAACAGCTGAGAAAATGAATTAAAAAAAAACCGAACCCATAAACCAATTTACAAAAACCGATCCAACCCTAACCATAGTAAACGGCAAACAACTAAACAAAATGGAAGATCATTTGCCAAACAAGCTTGCCGGAGCCAAACTGTCACATCCCGGTTCTCCCAAACCGGAATGGCTTTGTTTTTCTAGATTATTAACTTGATTTAGACCAAAGCCCATTAGCTTTTATCCTTCTTTTCTGGTCCGTGTAGTAAACCCTAAGGTTTCCTCTTCTTTTCCTATAAAAAGGAGCCTCCTCCATCTCTTCTCTCCCATTAGAATTCAGAGCGAAGCCTTGCAGAGTTCCAGAGAGATCTGAAAATCCTAGCCGTCAAAGTTTCTCTTTTCTTCTCTCTCGTTCTCTCTCGCCTGCGTCTCTCTCTCTCTCTCTCTCTCCTTGGTGTTCGTCATTTGCTGAAGGCTGGAGCCAAGCCGTTGGAGATCCCCGATGAACCGATCCAATTCTATGTCCAGATCTCTCCTTGTCTTCTTTCTAGATCTGGTCGCTGGTGAGGTAAGGAACCCTAGTTCTCGTTTCCTCCATCTCTTTGTTCTCTTTTATCTTGGATCTCTCATCCCGGATTCTTTGGTGGTANNNNNNNNNNNNNNNNNNNNNNNNNNNNNNNNNNNNNNNNNNNNNNNNNNNNNNNNNNNNNNNNNNNNNNNNNNNNNNNNNNNNNNNNNNNNNNNNNNNNNNNNNNNNNNNNNNNNNNNNNNNNNNNNNNNNNNNNNNNNNNNNNNNNNNNNNNNNNNNNNNNTCTATTTGTTACTTTCTATAGATCTATTAATATAAATAAATATTCATATGATATATATATATCTTGATGCTTGACGTGTGAAAGACATAGATGTATTGCTAAGGTTGTTAAAATATGGTTGGATGATGCTTGAGGATTGAATGTGATGATTGTATTGATTGGGGTTATTGTATATGAGGTTGATATTTATATATTTGTGAGATGTATTGAGTTAGGGAAAGGCTTAAGGNNNNNNNNNNNNNNNNNNNNNNNNNNNNNNNNNNNNNNNNNNNNNNNNNNNNNNNNNNNNNNNNNNNNNNNNNNNNNNNNNNNNNNNNNNNNNNNNNNNNNNNNNNNNNNNNNNNNNNNNNNNNNNNNNNNNNNNNNNNNNNNNNNNNNNNNNNNNNNNNNNNNNNNNNNNNNNNNNNNNNNNNNNNNNNNNNNNNNNNNNNNNNNNNNNNNNNNNNNNNNNNNNNNNNGGTGTCGTGGAGACAACGCAACATGAAAGTTTTCGCGCGACAACATGAGGAACGCGGGTACCGATTTTGGTGGCGTGGTCTCATTGTTGGCACTGCCGGGGTTTATCCTCGTTTCTTGTTGATTGCTTTTGCCTTACTGGATGTTTAAGTTAGATACTTATGCTATGTTGTGTGATGATTATTGGTGATTGATTTCGGGGCTCCAAGAGCTTCCCTCACTGAGCTTTTGTCGAAATGCTCACCCCTCCTTCTTCCCTTTTCATTTCAGGTTCGGCTCATATTGGTGGGTTTTTGTCAAAGACGTCCTGGGATCCTAAAGACACATTGTTTCGGCCTTGTGGCTGGAGACAAGTGTCATGATATCGCCGACCATTTCAGCTATGTTGGGTCGGGGTGTCACACAAACTGAAGAGATGCTATATTGGCTAAACCGCCACTTCCAAAAGCCAAGCCGAAACGGAGGAGTTGCTTTCGTCTCTCCCAGACGAAAACCAAAGAAAAAGAGGAAAGGTGAGAAACCACCACTACCATACACTAATGGCAGATCCAACGCAGATTTTAAGAGAGCTCAATATATTATTTAAGGAAAAATAAATATGAAAAAGGATTAAGAAGGGAGCGAACACGGAGTAAATATGGTTCAATAGGTTGAAATTACATTCTAAACTACTTACATATTTCTAAGAGCACGTTCAACGCGGATGCCTAAGAAGGTGCTTAGTTTAATTTTGGATTTAAGAAAAAAGAAAAATGGAATTAGTGTGAAGAAACGGTGTTTAAAGAGGGGGTAAAAGAACCGGGTCTTGTGGACACGTGTTCGCTGTTGGGTACACCTCTCTCCCTCTCACTCGATAAAAGCACTCGGCGTCTCTCTCTCCTTCGCGTAGACGAAACAGCGTCTCTTCACCTCTCCTCGTCGAATCCGCCGGTGTTTATCGATTTCTCACCGACCGGATGAAGCCATCGGTGTCTGTGTCGGTGGAAACCTCGTATCTGGCGGTGGAGTCGTCGATTGTGTCCTATTTGATCGAAGACGACGCGTCTCTCAAGCTCTCCTCCACCACTCCGCCTCTCTTTCGTCATCTCTCCTCGGGGAAGAATCACGGCGTCTCTTTCGGTGGCTCGACGGCGCTCCTCGACGGTGGAAAACCTCCATCTCTCTCTCCACGGCTGAACTCGACGAAGCGAAAGGTAAAGCAGAGTATTTTTCTTTTTATGTCTTAATCTTTCAACTGATGCATGTCTTAGATTTTGGTCTTTCTCTGTTATTTTGATGTGTTTGCTTTATATGATCTAGCTTTTGGTGTCTCTTCTTATGATTTGTTTTTTATTTGGTTTTTTGTTGTGTCTGTTGAGATGGTTCGGATCAAGAGGATATCAATGTTCGTCCAACGGATCAAGACACATGAAGGTTCGTCTAAGATGGTTCAGATCTAGATGGTTCGGATGAAGAGACATCAACGTTCGACTACAATGGCAATAAAGGTAACACGCATATCTTTGTCGCTGAACTAAATTGATTTCGTTTGTGTGTCTGATCTGAATTGGAATGGTTGTGCTTTTGCTTTGACTTGAACGGAATGGATTGTGCTTTTGGTTTGTGTGTCTGAACTGGATTGATTATCGTTTTGGTTTGAATTGAACCGAATTGATGGTGCTTTTGGTATGTGTGTCTGAACTGAATTGATTGTGGTTTGTGTTCGAATTGAATAGTGTCTATTATGTGCTTTTGGTTTATCTGTCTGACCTGAATTGATTGTGATTTTGGTTTCAGTTGAACCGTTGGTAATTAATGTTGTGGTTAGAGATAGATTTAACATTGTTTTCAGTAATAAAGAGATGTAAGAGGTTAGATAGAAATCAAAGTTGATGTGTGATTAATGTGTTAGAAAATTGTCTTCTCGAAATGGTTGGGTGTTGATCAATGGTGATCAATGCTTGTTTCCTTCTTCTCTTCTATAAAAAAATATCATTCTTCTCTTCCATCTATCAAATCTTTCTCTCTTTTCGTTCTCTCTTTTCTTTCTCTCTTTTCTTTCTCTCTTGAACCTTTCGGATATGGATTCCAATTCATATACACCGTTAGGAAACTTTGTTGACCTTCTGAATAGTCAGCAAGACACTGTCTTTGGTTATGTCCAAGATAGCGTCGAAGTTTCTTCCTCCCAACTCCCTCTCTTTAGCAGTCAACCAACCGACGAAGAGACTCCTGCAGAGCTTAAAGAAAGGAGGGCCTGGACGCCAATTGATGATGTTACCCTCATTAGCGCTTAGTTAAACACTAGCAAAGACCCGATGGTAGCTAACGAGCAAAGAGCTGGTGCGTTCTGGAAAATGATTGTTGCACTTTGCAGCAAGTCCCAATGTTGCAGGTTCTGAAATGAGAGAGTCATCTCATTGTAAGCAAAGGTGGCAGAAGATAAATGACCAAGTAAGCAAATTTTGTGGGGCGTATGAAGCAGCAACTAGAGAGAAAAGTAGCGGCCATAATGAGAACGATGTTCTCAAACATGCGCATGAGATCTTCTACAACAACCACAAAAAGAAGTTGACTCTTGAGCACGCATGGAAGGAGTTGAGGAATGACCAGAAATGGTGTGAATTGTCTAGTCCTAAAACCACAACAAGCGGTAAAAAGAGGAAGTGTGATGAGAGTGCATAATCATCAAGCTCTTACGCGTTTGAAACCACCACTGGTGAAGAGGAGCAAGCAACCATTCGTCCCGCGGGTGATAAGGCATCAAAACGCCATGGTAAGAAGACGATGGCAGATGGTAAGGCGCTGAATGAGTTTGAGAGTATGTGGAGGATCAGGAAGGAGGATTTGGCTGCCAAAGAGAGGCTGACAAAGATGAGGCTACTTGACTCATTAATCGGCAAAGAATATCTAGCCGAGTATAAAGTAGCTTTCAAGAAGAAGCTCATTGATGAGCTTCTGTCAAATTAGTTCTAGTATAAGCTTAAGTTTGTGTTGTTTAAGGTCTGGTCTAGTCATGTGCTTCTGCAGTTGTTCTTGTTACTTGTTTGTTGGTCTTTAAGTGTCGTTTCTTGTTTTGCAAGTTTCTGTATCTCGGCATGAATAATATAAATGCTTATGTTCTGTTTCTCAACTTGATATATATTTTTTAAAAAGCTTTGTGTATGTGTGTACGAGTCTTTCTGTTATGTTCTTTTTCTAGTCTTGTTGACATGTTCTTGGATTAATGTTTTTGTCTTATTGTGACAATATTTTCAGGTCATGTGAGTTGGAAGACACTGTGTTGGAAGACAGTGTGTCATGTGAGAGCAGTGGAAGAATCACGGACAAGGTTTGTGTATGTGTTCACGAGTCTTGTCTCATGTATTCTCTCATGTGTATGTGTTAATTTGTCTTGTCTCATGTGTATGTGTTCACGAGTCTTGTCTCATGTATTGAGTCAAGTTGTAAGTCACGGACAAGCTTTATGTATGTGTTCACGAGTCTTGTCTCATAAGTATGTGTTCACGAGTCTTTGTCAAATTGTAGTGTTGTGTCAAGTAGTGTGTAGTGTGTTCAAACAAGTTGTATGTATTATATAAACAAACTGCTCAGACTTCTCATTTTCACAAACTTCTCATACTTCTTTCATAAACAAACTTCTCATTCTCCACCATCTCGTTTCTTATCTCCTCTTGTTTCTTTTGTTCTCACCTCTCAATCTTCTCAAACAATTTTACGTAAGTTATGGCATCTTCTTCCCATAATCATTTTGAGGAATTAGAAGATGAAACATTTGATCAACAGTTTGATCAATATTTTGATCTTTACTTCGAAAATGTTGTCAATAATTACGGTGATCAACAAGAAGAAAGAAGAAGAAGAAGAAGAAGAAAAAAACAAGCATATATCGAAAGAAACCGTGACGCAGGCAATCTCCGTCTGTGGAATGATTATTTCAGTCAAACACCAACATATCCTGATAATCTATTCCGCCGACGATTTACAATGAACAAGCCATTGTTCATGAAAATTGTTGATCGACTCTCCAATGAAATTAAATTCTTTCAACAAAAACAAGATGGTATCGGAAGGCTTGGTCTCTCTACACTTCAAAAATGTACAGCAGCTATTTGTGTCTTGGCGTATGGTTATGCGGCTGATGCGGTTGACGAATACCTCCGGCTCGGTTCAACTACTACTCGGTCATGTTTGGAAAATTTTGTCGAAGGAATAATAATTTTTTTAGGCGATGAGTACCTAAGAAGACCAACACCGGCTGATCTTCAACGCCTACTTGATATTGGAGAGCATCGTGAATTTCCCGGAATGATAGGAAGCATCGACTGTATGCATTAGGAGTGGAATAATTGTCCTACCTTTTGGAAATGTTAATATTCACGTGGTTCGGGAAAACCCACGATCGTTTTAGAGGCGGTTGCTTCGTATGATCTATGGATATGACATGCATTTTTCGGACCTCCAGGTACCTTAAATGATATCAATGTTCTTGATCGCTTACCTATTTTCGATGACATAATAAAAGGTCATGCTCCGCAAGTCACTTACTCTGTCAATGGAAGAGAGTATCATTTGGCTTACTATCTCACCGATGGTATTTATCCAAAATAGACAACTTTTATCCAATCTATTCCAATACCACAAGGACCGAAAGCAGTTTTATTTGCTCAGCATCAAGAAGCTGTCCGAAAAGATGTCGAGCGTGCATTTGGAGTCTTGCAAGCTCGCCCTGCCATTGTTAAGAATCCATCACTTTTTTGGGATAAAGTCAAAATTGGAAAGATTATGAGAGCATGTATCATACTCCATAATATGATAGTAGAAGACGAACGAGATGGATACACTCAATATGATGTTTCAGAGTTCCAACAAGAACACAACGGGAGTTCACATGTTGATCTCACGTATTCTACAGATACCCCTACAAATATCGCCAATATGATGGGTGTTCGAACTAGAATTCGTGATAGATAGATGCATCAACAACTGAAAGCTGATTTGGTTGAACATATATGGCGTAAATTCGGACGTGATGAGGACATCAATTGATCTCGGATGCTTCTTTCAAATTATTCTCGTATATTTTACTAATTTTTGTTTTAATGTTTTTTTTTAAATCTATGTTTAAAATGTTTTCTTGTAATATACTTTATTTAATAAATAAATTTTTATCTTTGATAAAATTTATCTTTGATATTATTTTTTTCTTAAGAACCTCAAATTAAAAACCTACCATTGGAGCAGTTAAAACAAAGAGGTTCTTAGCAAAAATTCTTAAGCTAAATCTATTATTTTAAAATGAATTAAGAACCCATTGGGGGTTCTATGGTTGAACGTTCTCTAAGAGCATCATTAACCCTATAACCCTTATGGGTTTCTTAAAATTTTTTTCTGTCTGATTATAAAAAAATTAAAAAATTAAGAGCACACCAATCGCGGGCCGCCACATGTTGGTGGGGCCCGAGAACAGTGCAAAAACCCACTACAATTGATCCTTATCTCACGCCTTTTGTCACCAGTTTTATAATTTTGGTGGGGTCCACACACTTATTTTGGTAAAGAAACCCCATTAACAATCCCCGGTAATCATGGCCTAAGAGCCTCAACCTAAGAGACCTGCAATAAACATGCTCTAAGATCATCAACATCCCTAGATCCTTAAAAGGGGTCTTTAGCAAAAAAATTATTTAAAATTATGGGGTCCCAACAAAAACTAAATAACCGGTAACAAAAACCACAAAACAAGGACCGATTTACGTTGGATCTTTGCACTGTTCGCGGGCCCCACCGACGGGTGGCGGCCCGCGATTGGTTTGCTTAAATTTTTTTTTTTTTTCAGACGAAAAAATAAAAATAAAAATAAAAATTTCCTAAGAAACGCTATCAGCGATAATCATGCCCTAAGAGCATGATTATCGGCTGGGACATTTAAAATTTTTTTTTTTCTGATTAAAAAAAAAGAAAAAAAAATTAAATATGAACCAATTACGGGCCGCCACGTGTCAGTAGGGCATGCAAACAGTTAGGAACAACCCTTGGGACGTTACTTAATTAGGGACATTTGAACAAAGTTTATAGTAAAAAAGTGGTGGGCTCCGCACCAAAAACACTAAAGACCAATGTTGGGACTACCTAATAATGTTGCTCTAAGGCTCTAGTACTGTATACATATAAATACTATGTGACATTTATAGGGTGTCACTTGGCACCCCTCATTTATTAGTAGGTCAGCCATTGCTACAAACGGAGACGAGAAAACCATTGAATCCAAAAATTCAAGAAGAAAAAGGAGAAGCTTAAGGGAAGGAGGAGCGAAAAGCAAATAAGATCAGTATCGCTGGTTGGAGCCCATGATTGGATGGGACGAAATCACACCCATTTACTGACTCGTCTCCATAGCCACCGAGATCCCTAACCATATTTCTGCCATTGTTCTCAAAACGAACCGCAAACTTGAGAAGAGAGCCCAATGGTTCCGTTCTAAAGATAAACCCCACACATATGTCGCTCCTCTTCACCGATAGACCTTCGTTGCCATGCCGTTAGACTGGAAACCCAACACCGCACTGAATATTTATAAAAAAATCGAAGAAGACTTAGGGGGTTCCGGTTCAAATATGCCCCACATATTCCAAAGGAAAATTCAAAACCGTTGCACCACCACAAACCATCGTACGTCACACAGACAGATCCAAAACACCAAAGTGCACATTGTTGAAAAACAGTTTCAGTTATGTTTACTCGAGTGTAAATAATCTACTACCATTTGTAAGTTAAAACATCACTACTTAACAAATAAATGTTTTTGTATAAAATCTCAAATTCTATACTTTGACTGTTATAAACAAGAATTTTCGAAATAAAACCTTGTTTTATCTTTATCTTTTAAATATATTTTAAAACAAATTTCATTTGTAATTCACTAACAAATAACTTTGGTAAAAATTGGAATATAAATTCTGCTGACAAAATGGTAGCTATATGTTTCGAGAACTCAGTTTTATAGATGTACTAGGGTCGGCCCGGAAGTTAGAAAAAAAACTATTTTATATAAATTTACATTAATTTTATGAAGCATTTTTAAAAAAATTGTAGATTGAAAACGATATTATAAACAAAAATAAATAATTAAAATTTAGAGATCATGTTGTTATTTTTAATAAATATTTTTGGACTGAATTAAAATGACAGTAAAAACAATCTAATATAATATGATTAATGATGTCTGCATATAATTATGCAATGATCATGCCAGAGAAATATGTTAAGGAAAAACGTATATTATCTAAGGCAAAACAGCCTTTTGTTAGTGTGAGTAGCTTGGACTATGTATGTTTTAATTAAAATGTTATAGTTTTCTTCTAATGAAAGTCATACTTCAACTTCCCTGTCACTTTTTAAATTGAATACAATCTATCGTTATTAAAAAAGTTTAGAATTTATTAGATAGGTTTTACTATTAATTATTTAGAAGTTATTAATACTGTAGAAACTTGCGTTCTGAATTAACAATATATTTAAATTAAATGATAATATTGCATGAACGTTTTTATAGAATCTATGCTCGTATGTAATAAAGAGCTTATGCTGCAGATGCGTGTAATTATCTTGCAAAATTTATTTTTGCATTGGTGTATTATTACTTTGAAATAAAATTGTTTACCGTACAAACGGAATCGTTCAAAATTTTCAAATATCAGAATGTTCGTTTATTCAAATAGCTAAGTAGGAGTAATATATAATAATATGTTTGTGCTATTGTATGAAAAAAAAAAGAAGTTAGGAGCACTATTTATCGTGAAATCATGGACCTTAAAAAATAAATTGATGTAAATAGGTAAAACAAATAATTATAGGAGCACTATTTATCGTGAAATAAATTGATGTAAATGGGTAAAGCAAATAATTATTCCTATGCTTTTTTTCTATAACATTATTCATATGTTAAATGCTCAGTATACATATACTAATTTAGTAAATTCAATTTTGCATTCTCTACGTAATATTATACATTTTATATGGATGTTCACTAATATACTAGTATAAACCTATTGGTTCATCTAGTTTTTTGGTTTTTACGGGCTATTTTACACATTAAAATAAATAAAAAAAATTTATTGTATTTTGACACAAGTAAATCTAATTAAAATTATTGTACTTGGTTCTGTTAATTTACATTAATTTGTCATACCGGTATGATTGGATTGAATATCAACAATATCATAAAAATTATTTTTATGACGTATTCATAAGACGAAGAACACAATATTATTTGTTTACTAAAAATAAAAAAGTATACTGTTAAAAATATTATTTTTAATTTGATCTTAAAGCCCACACAACAATATTTATGAGTTACACCAAAAGCCCACACGATCTCCAACTCCGAGTTAATGAAACGCCGCGTTTTGGACGTGGACACGTGTCGGTTTCTCAA
This sequence is a window from Brassica oleracea var. oleracea cultivar TO1000 chromosome C1, BOL, whole genome shotgun sequence. Protein-coding genes within it:
- the LOC106332781 gene encoding glutathione S-transferase T3-like; translated protein: MVANEQRAGSEMRESSHCKQRWQKINDQVSKFCGAYEAATREKSSGHNENDVLKHAHEIFYNNHKKKLTLEHAWKELRNDQKCSYAFETTTGEEEQATIRPAGDKASKRHGKKTMADGKALNEFESMWRIRKEDLAAKERLTKMRLLDSLIGKEYLAEYKVAFKKKLIDELLSN